The Fusarium graminearum PH-1 chromosome 2, whole genome shotgun sequence genome includes a region encoding these proteins:
- a CDS encoding superoxide dismutase, whose translation MASALLRSTPALRAGLRARSTPLAAMATTSFVRGKATLPDLPYDYGALEPYISGQIMELHHSKHHQTYVTGFNNATDAIAEANHKGDAKAAAAQAPLLNFHGGGHVNHSLFWENLAPNGKGGGGEPEGKLLTSINEDFGSFEAFKKQTNATLAGIQGSGWAWLVKDKNAGTLSIVTRPNQDPVTGNLEPLLGIDAWEHAYYLQYQNRKAEYFSAIWDVINWGTVAKRFEK comes from the exons ATGGCTTccgctcttcttcgatcAACTCCCGCCCTCCGCGCTGGCCTGCGCGCCCGCTCTACTCCCCTCGCGGCTATGGCTACCACCAGCTTCGTCCGCGGCAAGGCCACTCTCCCCGATCTTCCCT ACGACTATGGCGCTCTTGAGCCCTACATCTCTGGCCAGATCATGGAGCTTCACCACTCCAAGCACCACCAGACCTACGTTACCGGCTTCAACAACGCTACCGACGCCATCGCCGAGGCCAACCACAAGGGCGacgccaaggctgctgccgctCAGGCTCCTCTCCTCAACTTCCACGGCGGTGGTCACGTCAACCACTCCCTCTTCTGGGAGAACCTTGCTCCCAACGGTAAgggcggtggtggtgagcCCGAGGGCAAGCTTCTGACTTCCATCAACGAGGACTTTGGCTCCTTCGAGgccttcaagaagcagaccaACGCTACCCTCGCCGGTATCCAGGGCTCCGGCTGGGCCTGgctcgtcaaggacaagaacgCTGGCACTCTGTCCATCGTTACCCGACCCAACCAGGACCCCGTCACCGGTAACCTTGAGCCCCTCCTCGGCATTGACGCCTGGGAGCACGCCTACTACCTTCAGTACCAGAACCGCAAGGCCGAGTACTTCAGCGCCATCTGGGACGTCATCAACTGGGGCACTGTCGCCAAGCGATTTGAGAAGTAA